The sequence CTCAGTGAGTGTTTCGATCCGGCTACCGGCCTCTATTTTGATATCGACGGGGTCAGCGGGAATCTCATCCGGGAACCCAGCATATCCGCTTTAATGCCGCTCACTCTCAACAATGTGCCCCACAAAGACTACGAAGCACTGGTGAGCCATCTGACAAACCCCGATGAATTCGGCCTCCGCTTCCCCATCCCTTCAGTGCCAAAGAACAGCAGCTTCTTCAGTCCAGGTTCGGGACGATATCTATGGCGCGGCCCAACATGGATCAACACTAATTGGCTCATCTCCGAGGGCCTCAAGAGACATGGGCATGGGAAACTGGCAGATGGGATATCTCAGGCAAGCAAGTATCTGGCCGAGCGCTCAGGATTTCGGGAATACTACAATCCGCTCACGGGTGAAGGCGGGGGTGAAAAAGACTTCAGCTGGTCTTCTCTGGCAGCGGTCATGTAAAACAGGTGTTGCTGGCAATCACCACGTCTCCTGGGCTCTTCGATCAAT comes from Dehalococcoidia bacterium and encodes:
- a CDS encoding trehalase-like protein, producing the protein LSECFDPATGLYFDIDGVSGNLIREPSISALMPLTLNNVPHKDYEALVSHLTNPDEFGLRFPIPSVPKNSSFFSPGSGRYLWRGPTWINTNWLISEGLKRHGHGKLADGISQASKYLAERSGFREYYNPLTGEGGGEKDFSWSSLAAVM